One stretch of Diorhabda carinulata isolate Delta chromosome 5, icDioCari1.1, whole genome shotgun sequence DNA includes these proteins:
- the LOC130894325 gene encoding replication factor C subunit 3, with protein MSMLWADKYRPKDLSSLDYHKEQSVNLKNLTKDGDFPHLLVYGPLGAGKKTRIMCLLKELYGPGIERLKMEMMSFTTPSNKKLEIMTLNSNYHIEVNPSDVGIYDRVVIMDIIKNVAQSQQLNVNAQREFKVIVLTDVDDLTKDAQHALRRTMEKYIANCRIILCATSISRVIPAIRSRCLCIRVPAPTEETIIHILQNTCKKEDLNLPTELAKRIALVSNRNLRRALLICEACKVEQYPFTPDQKVTEPDWQVFIKKTATKILQVQNIDTLAKVRENLYELLSNAIPSDIIFKTLLEELLKKCDFSIKARVVEEAAIHEHRMVQGNKAIFHLESFVAKFMYIYQNMMQEMIGDF; from the coding sequence ATGAGTATGTTATGGGCAGACAAATATCGACCAAAAGATCTTTCAAGTCTAGATTATCATAAAGAACAAagtgtcaatttaaaaaatttgaccaagGATGGAGATTTTCCACACTTACTGGTGTATGGTCCACTGGGAGCCGGCAAAAAGACTCGAATAATGTGTTTATTGAAAGAACTTTACGGCCCAGGGATAGAAAgattaaaaatggaaatgatGAGTTTCACCACAccttcaaacaaaaaattagagaTTATGACTCTAAATAGTAATTATCACATAGAAGTTAATCCTAGCGATGTTGGTATATACGATAGGGTTGTGATTATGGATATAATCAAGAATGTAGCACAAAGCCAACAGTTAAACGTGAATGCTCAAAGAGAATTCAAAGTGATAGTTTTAACCGATGTAGATGATCTTACAAAAGATGCTCAGCATGCGCTTAGAAGAACTATGGAAAAATACATTGCAAATTGTCGAATAATCTTGTGTGCTACTTCTATATCTAGAGTTATACCAGCTATTAGATCCCGTTGTTTATGTATAAGGGTTCCTGCACCTACAGAAGAAACTATAATACATATATTACAAAACACTTGCAAAAAAGAGGACTTGAATTTACCTACTGAGTTAGCAAAAAGAATTGCATTagtttcaaatagaaatttaagGCGAGCTCTTCTTATATGTGAAGCATGTAAAGTGGAGCAGTATCCATTTACGCCTGATCAAAAAGTTACAGAGCCCGATTGGCAAgtttttatcaagaaaactGCTACGAAAATACTGCaagttcaaaatattgatacacTAGCAAAAGTCCGAGAAAATCTATATGAATTACTTAGTAATGCTATACCATCAGATATAATATTCAAAACCTTACTTGAAGAACTGttgaaaaaatgtgatttttctaTCAAAGCTAGAGTTGTAGAAGAAGCAGCTATCCATGAACATAGAATGGTACAAGGAAATAAGGCTATTTTTCATTTGGAATCATTTGTTGCTAAATTTATGtacatttatcaaaatatgatgcAGGAAATGATTGGTGATTTTtag